GGCGCTCGGCTCGCTGAGCCCCGGACCGTCCCCGGGGCTCAGCTCGTGCTGTGGCGGTCGAGGAACTCGTAGACCTCGAGGTCGTCCACGCCGGGGAAGGCGCCGCGGGGGAGCGGCGAGAAGATGTGCGTGTGCACGCGGGCGCTCGGCCACGCCTTCCCCCGCCACGGCGACTGCGCGACGGTCGGCGGGCGGCGGCAGCACGACTCGTCGGGGCAGGTCGACGTCGCACGCACTTGCGTCTCCCGGCCGCGCCACCACTTCGCGTCGTCGAACGGCACGCCCACCGTGATGGAGAACTCGCCCGTGCTGCGCGAGCCCGTCTGCGTCGAGCACCAGAACGTCCCGGTGGGGGTGTCCGTGTACTGGTAGTGCTCGGTCGTGCGGTTCTGCTGATCGAACGCGCTGCGCGCCGAGAACCGCCGGCAGACAATCTGCCCCTCGATCGCGCCCGTGACGTCCTCCGGCAGGGGGAGGTCGTCGTTCTCGTACACGCGCTCGACCTGGCCCTCGCCCCCGACGCGCAGGAAGTGGAGGCGCATCCCGAGGTGCGTCGTCAGGAGGTTCGTCATCCTCATGCCGGCCGCCTCGTGCGTCACGCCGAAGGCGTCACGGAAGTCCTCGACCGCGAGGTTCCGCTCCTGCCGCGCCTGTTCGAGGAAGGCGACGGCGGCGGTCTCGGGCATGAGGCAGCAGGCCGCGTAGTAGTTGATCTCGAGGCGCTGCTGCAGGAAGTCCGCGTAGTCGGTGGGGCGCTCATGGCCGAGGAGCCGGTGCGCCATCGCCTGCAGCGCCATGGACCTCAGCCCGTGCCCGCCGGGGATGGAGGCCGGCGGCAGGTAGATGCGGCCGTTCTCCAGGTCGGTGATCGATCGCGTCGACGACGGCAGGTCGGCCGCGTAGATGAGCTCGAAGCCCAGCTGCTCGGCCATGATGCTCACGGTGCGGTGCGTCAGCGCGCCCGATGCGTGCCCGGCCGCCCGCAGCTGTTTCTCCGCGAGCGCCTCGATCTCGGGCAGGTAGTTGTCGGCGACGCGCTGCCGGAGCCTCAGCTCGGTGTTGGCCCTGCGGGCCTCCTCGGGCGTGGCGATCGCCTCCTGCTCGCGTCGCTCCAGCTCGCGATGGAGCCCGATGATCGACTCGAGCGTCTCGTCCGGAAGACCCTTCGAGACCTTGACCGGCGGGACGCCGAGCTGACGGAAGACCTGGCTCGACTGGGCGCGCTCGAGCTCGATCTCGAGCGCCGCGCGCCGGTTCGGGGGCTCCCCGGAGATGAGATCCGTGACGCTCGTCGAGACGGCGTCGGCGATCGCCTGGAGCAGCGACAGCTTCGGCTCCCGCTTGCCGTTCTCGATGAGGCTGAGCTGACTGCCGGCGACGCCGACGATCGCGCCCAGGTCGTCGAGCGTCAGGCCGTTGCGGATGCGGTGGTGACGGATGCGGTGGCCGAGGGTCTTCAGCTCGATTCCGGTCTTCTGGTCGCTGGTCGGAGCCATTCCTTGATGATAGCTAAAGATCAAGGATTCTTTCTCACACATCCGGCTGAAATCTCTTCGACATCCGCGAGAACCTGGCAAAGCCGCCTCCCCACATCCCAAGGAGCTCTGATGGTCATCGCCGAACCGCTCGCCCCGCGCACGACCGCCCCCCTCGCGACCGACGCCCTCGCGGGATTCGGCGCGCAGCCCGCCTACGACGGGCCCGGCGCCGCCGAGCTCCTCGCCTGGGTCGAGGAGATCGCCGAGCTCACCGAGCCGGACCGGATCCACTGGGTCTCGGGGACGCCGGACGAGCACGACGCGCTCATCGCCCGCATGGTCGCCGACGGCACCCTCATCGCGCTCGACCCGCAGAAGCGCCCGAACTCCTACCTCGCCCGCTCCCACCCCGGGGACGTCGCCCGGCTCGAGTCGCGCACCTTCATCTGCTCCGAGGACGAGGAGGACGCCGGTCCCACGAACAACTGGGCCGCGCCCGACGAGATGCGCCGGACCATCCAGCCGCTCTTCCGGGGTTCCATGCGCGGACGGACGATGTTCGTCGTGCCCTTCTCCATGGGCAAGGTGGGCGGCCCCATCTCGCAGCTGGGCGTGCAGGTCACCGACAGCCCCTACGCCGTCGCGTCGATCGGGCTCATGACGCGCGTGGGCGAGGACGTCACGCGCCTCATCGCGGAGGGCACGCCGTGGGTGCGCACGGTGCACTCCGTCGGGGCGCCCCTCGCCCCCGGGGACGCCGACGTCGCCTGGCCGTGCAATGACGAGAAGTACATCGTGCACTTCCCCGACTCGCTCGAGGTGTGGTCGTACGGATCGGGCTACGGCGGCAACGCGATCCTCGCGAAGAAGTGCTACGCCCTGCGCATCGCCTCGGTCCTCGGACGCGACCAGGGGTGGCTGGCCGAGCACATGCTGCTCATCCGCGTGATCGACCCCGAGGGACGGGCGTACCAGGTGGCCGCGGCGTTCCCGTCCGCATGCGGGAAGACGAATCTCGCGATGCTGCGCCCGACCATCCCCGGCTGGCGGGTCGAGACGCTCGGCGACGACATCACCTGGATCCGGCCCGGCGACGACGGGCGGTTCCACGCCATCAACCCCGAGGCGGGCTTCTTCGGCGTCGCGCCCGGCACGGGGGAGTCGACGAACGTCACCGCGGTCGAGACGCTGTGGGG
This window of the Microbacterium sp. AB genome carries:
- a CDS encoding phosphoenolpyruvate carboxykinase (GTP); its protein translation is MVIAEPLAPRTTAPLATDALAGFGAQPAYDGPGAAELLAWVEEIAELTEPDRIHWVSGTPDEHDALIARMVADGTLIALDPQKRPNSYLARSHPGDVARLESRTFICSEDEEDAGPTNNWAAPDEMRRTIQPLFRGSMRGRTMFVVPFSMGKVGGPISQLGVQVTDSPYAVASIGLMTRVGEDVTRLIAEGTPWVRTVHSVGAPLAPGDADVAWPCNDEKYIVHFPDSLEVWSYGSGYGGNAILAKKCYALRIASVLGRDQGWLAEHMLLIRVIDPEGRAYQVAAAFPSACGKTNLAMLRPTIPGWRVETLGDDITWIRPGDDGRFHAINPEAGFFGVAPGTGESTNVTAVETLWGNVLFTNVALTDDGDVWWEGLTDEAPEHLVDWQGQDWTPDADRPAAHPNSRFTVSAAQAPSIADDWEEAVPLDAILFGGRRATNVPLVVEAFDWEHGVFLGSTISSERTAAAEGVVGELRRDPFAMMPFCGYNMADYFGHWLEMGGKAERLPRVFQVNWFRKGADGRFLWPGFGENSRVIDWIIRRLQGEAEAVDSPIGRLPVVDDLNLSGLDVPEEDLAELFDIDPDSWLAEAQLTEEFYDTFGERVPGALRAQLDALRDRVKTAKA
- a CDS encoding XRE family transcriptional regulator, which encodes MAPTSDQKTGIELKTLGHRIRHHRIRNGLTLDDLGAIVGVAGSQLSLIENGKREPKLSLLQAIADAVSTSVTDLISGEPPNRRAALEIELERAQSSQVFRQLGVPPVKVSKGLPDETLESIIGLHRELERREQEAIATPEEARRANTELRLRQRVADNYLPEIEALAEKQLRAAGHASGALTHRTVSIMAEQLGFELIYAADLPSSTRSITDLENGRIYLPPASIPGGHGLRSMALQAMAHRLLGHERPTDYADFLQQRLEINYYAACCLMPETAAVAFLEQARQERNLAVEDFRDAFGVTHEAAGMRMTNLLTTHLGMRLHFLRVGGEGQVERVYENDDLPLPEDVTGAIEGQIVCRRFSARSAFDQQNRTTEHYQYTDTPTGTFWCSTQTGSRSTGEFSITVGVPFDDAKWWRGRETQVRATSTCPDESCCRRPPTVAQSPWRGKAWPSARVHTHIFSPLPRGAFPGVDDLEVYEFLDRHSTS